A genomic stretch from Candidatus Nitrososphaera gargensis Ga9.2 includes:
- a CDS encoding DUF7482 domain-containing protein, whose translation MTNKTVLILVAAAVTIIIAGTAVAIPSFTQTPANTTSLQNISNAELGSVLKLSSASVLMDIPLIKGYENGNEIFFIGTDVSDKDLAAQLTNMTGFKVNHAPLLAQTPLDARGQVYIFENGIEGNGPLGFQLSVTNAKPGDEGYSPLQQVNLIRWTDESATTELKSVEEVMEHEEMGHLVINQTGVIANQPAIQWNGGSLTIREDRDSISDDSPYMGGQVTGIDTENMTVTFVAHRGWGPDGKTIYYIVTDATPEMPGTMMGVPFVAADEKLAATPVAVDLFQFMNGINGTGPMGFQAGIGGANPDDANYSPMWKISFITWKDPFQARVLETQADINKALATGSITLEPAMGGKHVVNCPFFDQQTVFEHMSK comes from the coding sequence ATGACAAACAAGACAGTGCTGATTCTTGTAGCCGCTGCCGTGACCATCATCATCGCCGGAACTGCAGTAGCAATTCCATCTTTTACACAAACTCCGGCAAACACTACAAGTCTGCAAAACATTTCAAACGCGGAACTGGGCTCTGTGCTCAAGCTGTCAAGCGCAAGCGTGCTCATGGACATACCACTGATCAAGGGGTACGAGAACGGAAACGAGATATTTTTCATTGGGACTGACGTGTCAGACAAAGACCTTGCGGCTCAGCTGACAAACATGACAGGGTTCAAGGTAAACCATGCGCCGCTGCTTGCGCAGACGCCGCTAGACGCACGCGGGCAGGTGTACATATTTGAAAACGGAATCGAAGGGAATGGGCCGCTAGGGTTCCAGCTTTCGGTGACAAACGCAAAGCCGGGAGACGAAGGATACAGTCCACTGCAGCAGGTCAACTTGATCAGGTGGACCGACGAATCGGCTACTACAGAGCTCAAATCAGTTGAAGAAGTAATGGAACATGAAGAGATGGGGCACCTTGTCATCAACCAGACAGGCGTGATAGCAAACCAGCCTGCTATCCAATGGAACGGAGGCTCGCTTACAATAAGGGAAGACAGGGACAGCATCAGCGACGACTCGCCGTACATGGGCGGGCAGGTGACAGGGATCGACACTGAAAACATGACTGTCACGTTCGTGGCGCACAGAGGATGGGGGCCTGATGGCAAGACCATCTACTACATCGTGACTGACGCGACGCCAGAAATGCCAGGCACCATGATGGGCGTCCCGTTCGTGGCTGCAGACGAAAAGCTGGCGGCAACCCCGGTTGCGGTAGACCTGTTCCAGTTCATGAACGGGATCAACGGAACCGGCCCAATGGGATTTCAGGCAGGAATCGGCGGTGCAAACCCTGATGACGCAAACTATAGCCCAATGTGGAAGATAAGCTTCATCACGTGGAAGGATCCCTTTCAGGCGCGCGTGTTAGAAACCCAAGCGGACATCAACAAAGCACTGGCCACCGGATCGATAACACTCGAACCGGCAATGGGGGGCAAGCACGTCGTCAACTGCCCGTTCTTTGACCAGCAAACAGTGTTTGAACACATGAGCAAGTGA
- a CDS encoding HFX_2341 family transcriptional regulator domain-containing protein, with translation MTTLQIATFGSEGQEGIAAGIRNFPVHKLVLICYSSDKQKADEFSRKLRTVLGMPVMISVIARENVIRDTMERVGEIINIHKSEFQQVLMNVSCGDKLIGCAALSAAFINGIKAFGMDASGAPLLMPVLKLSYNEIISEAKIRILKAINGMGGTIESLEQLEQASGYSKPLLSYHVMGSRDSKGLADLGLLEVEKGDRGKISAKLTSLGKLLVTSSSISAPQVSG, from the coding sequence ATGACTACGCTCCAGATAGCAACATTCGGAAGCGAGGGTCAGGAAGGGATTGCTGCAGGCATCAGGAACTTTCCGGTGCACAAGCTGGTTCTCATATGCTACAGCTCGGACAAGCAAAAGGCCGACGAATTTTCAAGAAAGCTCCGCACGGTCCTTGGGATGCCAGTCATGATAAGTGTCATCGCCCGCGAAAACGTCATCAGGGACACTATGGAAAGAGTCGGTGAAATCATCAACATCCACAAAAGCGAGTTCCAGCAGGTGCTCATGAACGTGAGCTGCGGCGACAAGCTGATCGGCTGCGCGGCACTGTCTGCTGCATTTATCAACGGGATCAAGGCGTTTGGCATGGACGCGTCGGGCGCGCCGCTCCTCATGCCGGTGCTCAAGCTGAGCTACAACGAGATAATATCTGAAGCCAAGATAAGGATACTGAAAGCGATCAACGGCATGGGCGGGACGATCGAAAGCTTGGAGCAGCTAGAACAGGCATCCGGCTACAGCAAGCCGCTGCTCAGCTACCACGTGATGGGCTCGCGCGACTCGAAAGGGCTTGCGGATCTGGGCCTGCTTGAAGTGGAAAAGGGTGACAGGGGCAAGATATCGGCCAAGCTCACATCCCTTGGCAAGCTGCTCGTCACCAGCAGCTCGATAAGTGCCCCTCAGGTCAGCGGCTAG